Proteins encoded in a region of the Malaciobacter mytili LMG 24559 genome:
- a CDS encoding response regulator transcription factor encodes MNKYKLLQKEANGLNILFTEDDDDLRQQTEKIFKTLFNEVVIASNGKEGLEEYLNFYEKNNKYFDIVITDIKMPIKNGIELTKDILKINKTQNVIVISAYEDSKYLIELINLGINNFVQKPLIIDQLVDPLLAICRKINDSKDIAEIIYLAENFSWCKKQKILRHFGKEVKLSSSETILLSLLISNPYITFSNEDIYNTIYSDKFDKELSIDSIKSLIKRIRKKIPDDLIKNIYGEGYRVNKELFID; translated from the coding sequence ATGAATAAATATAAACTATTACAAAAAGAAGCAAATGGTTTAAATATCCTATTTACAGAAGATGATGATGATTTAAGACAACAAACGGAAAAGATTTTTAAAACTCTTTTCAATGAAGTTGTTATTGCTTCAAATGGAAAAGAAGGCTTAGAAGAGTATCTAAACTTTTACGAAAAAAATAATAAATATTTTGATATTGTAATTACTGATATTAAAATGCCTATTAAAAATGGTATAGAATTAACTAAAGATATTCTAAAAATAAATAAAACTCAAAATGTAATCGTAATTTCTGCATATGAGGATTCTAAATATTTAATTGAACTTATTAATCTTGGTATAAATAACTTTGTACAAAAGCCATTAATAATTGATCAATTAGTTGATCCTTTATTAGCTATATGTAGAAAAATTAATGATTCAAAAGATATTGCAGAGATTATTTATCTTGCAGAAAATTTCTCATGGTGTAAAAAGCAAAAGATTTTAAGACATTTTGGTAAAGAAGTAAAACTTTCATCTAGTGAAACAATTTTATTAAGTCTTCTTATTTCAAATCCATATATCACATTTTCAAATGAAGATATTTATAATACAATATATAGTGATAAATTTGATAAAGAATTAAGTATTGATTCTATTAAATCTTTAATAAAAAGAATTAGAAAAAAAATACCTGATGATTTAATTAAAAATATTTATGGCGAAGGATATAGAGTTAATAAAGAACTCTTTATAGACTAA
- a CDS encoding DMT family transporter gives MILHKGHIIDTNKEAYKYALIAIFLWSTVATAFKISLQYLTPALLVFYSSAISCIALFIVVLYQKKLNDVRNHIKKSFRLVFILGSLNPFLYYLVLFEAYNLLPAQEAQAINYTWALMLAFLAVPFLKQKLTLADIVAGIICYFGVLIISTKGEPFSLNFSNLMGVGFALFSTLLWALYWIFNTKTKADAVVCLFSNFLIAMPMITIYILITQDLQIPSLKALLSASYVGLFEMGITFLFWLKAMQVTTSTSKIANLIFISPFLSLLFIYFILGEKIYISTLFGLGMIIFGLLIQQKSQKNAKA, from the coding sequence ATAATCTTACATAAAGGACATATTATAGACACAAATAAGGAAGCTTATAAATATGCTTTAATTGCAATTTTTTTATGGTCCACTGTTGCAACTGCCTTTAAAATATCTTTACAGTATTTAACTCCTGCCTTATTGGTTTTTTATTCTTCAGCTATATCTTGTATTGCATTATTTATAGTTGTACTATATCAAAAAAAACTAAATGATGTAAGAAATCATATAAAAAAGAGTTTTAGGCTAGTTTTTATTTTAGGTAGTCTAAATCCTTTTTTATACTATTTGGTACTTTTTGAAGCTTATAATTTATTACCAGCTCAAGAAGCACAAGCTATAAATTATACTTGGGCTTTAATGCTTGCTTTTTTAGCTGTTCCTTTTTTAAAACAAAAATTAACATTAGCTGATATTGTTGCTGGAATAATTTGTTATTTTGGAGTATTGATTATCTCAACAAAAGGTGAGCCTTTTTCTTTAAACTTTTCCAATTTGATGGGTGTTGGATTTGCACTTTTTAGTACACTTTTATGGGCTTTATATTGGATATTTAATACAAAAACAAAAGCTGATGCAGTAGTTTGTCTTTTTTCAAACTTTTTAATAGCAATGCCAATGATTACAATTTATATATTAATTACTCAAGATTTACAAATTCCTTCTTTAAAAGCACTTCTTTCTGCAAGTTATGTGGGATTGTTTGAGATGGGTATAACATTTTTATTTTGGTTAAAAGCTATGCAAGTTACAACTAGTACTTCAAAAATTGCAAATTTAATATTTATTTCGCCATTTTTATCTTTACTTTTTATATATTTTATATTAGGAGAAAAAATTTATATTTCAACTTTATTTGGATTAGGGATGATAATTTTTGGACTTTTAATTCAACAAAAAAGCCAGAAAAATGCCAAAGCGTAG